In the genome of Flexistipes sinusarabici DSM 4947, one region contains:
- the mraY gene encoding phospho-N-acetylmuramoyl-pentapeptide-transferase, which yields MLYNLLYPLSEHFILFNVFKYITFRTAYAIITSLLISLFVGGYLINTLKEMQLSQKAKGYEPARHKEKEGTPTMGGIMIILTALFSTLLWADLTNLYIWIVLFVFIATGVLGFADDYIKTVKKDPEGMKPMVKFSLQLVIAAFAVVCIIIVDESGAATKLALPFFKNMVFDLSFFYILFALFVIVGTSNAVNLTDGLDGLATMPSVIAFGTFILFSYVTGHVQFADYLQIIYVEGSGELAVFCGAMLGAGLGFLWYNTFPATVFMGDVGSLSIGSALATVAVITKHEIVLAIVGGVFVIETVSVIMQVGFFKATKGRRLFRMAPIHHHFELKGWEEPKIIVRFWILAFMLAMIAISTLKLR from the coding sequence GTGCTGTATAATCTGCTTTATCCGCTAAGCGAACATTTTATACTGTTTAATGTTTTCAAGTACATAACTTTCCGTACTGCTTATGCAATCATTACGTCGCTCCTTATAAGTCTTTTCGTCGGCGGATATCTGATAAATACTTTAAAAGAGATGCAGCTTTCCCAGAAGGCAAAAGGATATGAGCCCGCACGGCATAAAGAAAAAGAGGGTACCCCTACAATGGGCGGTATTATGATAATTCTGACCGCTTTGTTTTCCACTTTGTTATGGGCAGATTTGACAAATTTATACATATGGATAGTGCTTTTTGTTTTTATTGCCACAGGAGTGCTTGGATTTGCAGACGATTATATAAAAACTGTCAAGAAAGATCCTGAAGGGATGAAGCCAATGGTTAAATTTTCTCTGCAGCTTGTTATTGCTGCTTTTGCGGTGGTGTGTATAATCATTGTCGATGAAAGCGGTGCAGCCACCAAACTGGCTCTTCCTTTCTTTAAAAATATGGTGTTCGACCTGTCTTTTTTCTATATTTTATTTGCACTCTTTGTAATTGTGGGTACTTCCAATGCCGTCAATCTGACAGACGGACTTGACGGTCTTGCAACAATGCCCTCTGTAATTGCTTTCGGTACTTTTATTCTCTTTTCATATGTTACCGGTCACGTTCAATTTGCCGATTATCTTCAGATTATCTACGTTGAAGGTTCCGGGGAACTGGCGGTATTCTGCGGAGCGATGCTGGGTGCAGGGCTTGGATTCCTTTGGTACAACACGTTTCCGGCGACGGTTTTTATGGGAGATGTCGGGAGTCTGTCGATAGGCTCGGCTTTGGCTACCGTTGCCGTGATAACAAAACATGAAATTGTGCTGGCAATTGTCGGCGGTGTTTTTGTTATCGAAACGGTTTCGGTGATTATGCAGGTGGGCTTTTTTAAAGCTACAAAAGGCAGACGCCTTTTCCGGATGGCGCCCATTCATCATCATTTTGAACTTAAAGGTTGGGAAGAACCGAAAATAATAGTTCGTTTCTGGATTTTGGCATTTATGCTGGCGATGATTGCAATAAGTACACTTAAATTAAGGTGA
- a CDS encoding UDP-N-acetylmuramoyl-tripeptide--D-alanyl-D-alanine ligase, with the protein MPVCEPLDIFVDIIDCHLSTVKVFFRRVEIDSRRVEYSDIFFALEGEHVDGNDFAKEAIEKGAIFVVMDNKEAFYELNYPNKILVKDSQKALENFGKYMIANYEGVKIVVTGSAGKTSTKSMLASVIGKKYPVYESFKNFNNKLGVAYSASNIDLDSEYAIFELGTNSYGELKLLSEYIKPHAAVVTNIGMSHIGMFKDINALAREKLSILNSLPPSDKEGGLNGEVWLHKSCKKYMNDFEVDGNSTAKLNIHYFGDDGDSEIRMEEIRRNNHIDYVVGLGDKKYEFRINHVYEHFAMNSLIPVAVGTKLDIPYNDIFDAIAGFRPLEGRGTFINKDGRISVIDDSYNASFDSILAAIEDIHKIQRDKKYAVIGEMAEIGKFANHFCNELFSVARSQRDIIFLFTGESYTAFNESVNVHIFKNKNELKNYLSKQDEGIFLVKASRSQKFEDIVEFLKEKNKSAV; encoded by the coding sequence GTGCCGGTTTGTGAGCCTTTGGATATCTTTGTTGATATTATTGACTGCCACCTTTCCACAGTAAAAGTGTTTTTCAGAAGAGTGGAAATTGACAGCAGACGAGTGGAGTATTCGGACATATTTTTTGCCCTTGAGGGTGAGCATGTTGACGGCAATGATTTTGCAAAAGAGGCCATTGAAAAAGGTGCGATTTTTGTGGTTATGGATAATAAGGAAGCCTTCTATGAACTTAATTATCCCAACAAGATTCTTGTGAAGGATTCTCAAAAAGCTCTGGAGAATTTCGGAAAATATATGATTGCAAATTATGAAGGGGTAAAAATTGTGGTTACGGGCAGTGCAGGCAAAACCAGCACCAAATCTATGCTGGCTTCCGTTATAGGGAAGAAATATCCGGTTTATGAATCTTTTAAAAATTTTAACAATAAACTCGGTGTTGCGTATTCTGCGTCCAATATCGATTTGGATTCGGAGTACGCAATATTTGAGCTGGGAACTAACAGTTACGGTGAACTGAAACTTTTGAGTGAGTATATAAAACCCCATGCTGCTGTAGTGACTAATATCGGAATGTCTCATATAGGGATGTTTAAGGATATAAACGCTCTTGCCCGTGAAAAACTCAGTATTCTTAATTCCCTTCCACCGTCAGACAAAGAAGGCGGGTTAAATGGAGAGGTTTGGCTTCATAAAAGCTGTAAAAAATATATGAATGATTTTGAGGTGGATGGCAATTCAACAGCAAAGCTTAATATACATTATTTCGGAGATGATGGTGACAGTGAAATAAGGATGGAGGAAATCAGGCGTAACAACCATATTGACTATGTTGTGGGACTTGGAGATAAAAAATATGAATTCAGAATCAACCATGTATACGAGCATTTTGCAATGAACTCTCTTATTCCTGTAGCTGTTGGCACCAAACTGGATATACCTTATAATGATATTTTTGATGCCATAGCAGGTTTTAGACCGTTGGAAGGCCGAGGAACATTTATTAACAAAGATGGAAGGATTTCTGTCATTGATGATTCGTATAATGCGAGTTTTGATTCAATACTGGCTGCAATAGAAGATATCCATAAGATACAAAGAGATAAAAAATATGCGGTAATTGGTGAAATGGCTGAAATAGGTAAATTCGCCAATCATTTTTGTAATGAGCTTTTCTCTGTGGCACGCTCACAAAGAGATATCATATTTCTTTTTACTGGTGAAAGCTATACTGCTTTTAATGAGAGTGTGAATGTGCACATTTTTAAAAATAAAAACGAGCTGAAAAACTATCTGTCAAAGCAGGATGAGGGGATTTTTCTTGTCAAAGCAAGCAGATCGCAAAAATTCGAAGACATTGTTGAATTTTTAAAGGAGAAAAATAAAAGTGCTGTATAA
- a CDS encoding UDP-N-acetylmuramoyl-L-alanyl-D-glutamate--2,6-diaminopimelate ligase — MKLKNLLKGVNVLSGETDLFNTEVGDISFDSRFLKKNSVFVAYKGAGTDSHEYIDDIAETGKIAAFVTEKPVDGVPHIVVDSGRKALAMMSKNFFGIRDDSILKIAVTGTNGKTTINYLLDSIFSINGMKVVRIGTTEYKVVDRVYQAKTTTPSSYEYYRMMSEGIEQGAEIVCIEASSHALEQERLYGTCFDLSIFTNLTGDHLDYHENMEKYFKAKQKLFDSDYSYKALINADDFYGEKLLGMSVIPSYLYAVENSADFKAFNIQNSLDGVSFAAACGKELKLQSNMVGRHNIYNILAAAAASNILGVPETVIYEGIKNLKNIPGRLEKIVVNNRYFFVDYAHTDDALKNVLQSLSGLKKKRLITVFGCGGDRDKTKRPRMAKAAEAYSDKIVVTNDNPRTEDPASIIRNIETGFAGNTSYDVIPDRREAIIHAYEISEEEDIILVAGKGHEDYQILKDKTIHFDDRQEIKKLLEEESAGL; from the coding sequence GTGAAACTAAAAAATCTTCTTAAGGGAGTTAATGTTTTGTCAGGAGAAACCGATCTCTTCAATACAGAAGTGGGGGATATATCTTTTGACAGTCGTTTTCTGAAAAAGAACTCTGTTTTTGTTGCCTACAAAGGTGCGGGTACTGACAGTCATGAGTATATTGACGATATTGCTGAGACCGGTAAAATTGCGGCTTTTGTTACCGAAAAACCTGTTGATGGTGTGCCCCACATTGTTGTTGATTCAGGAAGAAAAGCATTGGCAATGATGTCTAAAAATTTTTTTGGGATAAGGGATGACAGCATCCTGAAGATTGCGGTAACCGGCACTAACGGTAAAACCACAATAAATTATTTGCTGGACAGTATCTTTTCAATAAACGGAATGAAGGTAGTCAGAATAGGGACGACAGAATATAAAGTTGTCGACAGGGTTTATCAGGCAAAAACAACAACCCCTTCTTCTTATGAATATTACAGAATGATGAGTGAAGGAATCGAACAGGGAGCAGAAATAGTATGTATTGAGGCTTCTTCCCATGCACTTGAGCAGGAGAGGCTGTACGGTACCTGCTTTGATCTCTCGATATTTACAAATCTGACGGGTGATCATTTGGATTACCATGAGAATATGGAAAAATACTTTAAAGCCAAACAGAAGCTGTTTGACTCTGATTATTCTTATAAAGCTTTGATAAACGCGGATGATTTTTACGGTGAGAAGCTTCTCGGAATGTCCGTAATTCCTTCTTATTTATATGCTGTTGAAAACAGTGCTGACTTTAAGGCGTTTAACATTCAAAACAGCCTGGACGGTGTATCATTCGCGGCTGCATGCGGCAAAGAATTGAAGCTTCAGTCCAATATGGTGGGCAGACATAATATATATAATATTTTGGCAGCAGCAGCAGCTTCAAACATCCTTGGTGTTCCGGAGACAGTCATTTATGAAGGGATAAAGAATCTTAAAAATATACCCGGCAGACTGGAAAAGATCGTGGTAAACAACAGATATTTTTTTGTGGATTATGCTCATACGGATGATGCATTGAAAAATGTGCTGCAATCCCTTTCCGGGTTAAAGAAAAAACGACTCATTACAGTTTTTGGCTGCGGCGGAGACAGGGACAAAACCAAAAGACCCCGAATGGCAAAAGCAGCCGAGGCGTACTCGGATAAAATTGTCGTTACAAATGATAATCCGAGAACGGAGGATCCTGCGTCTATTATCAGGAACATTGAGACCGGTTTTGCCGGGAACACATCTTATGATGTTATCCCTGACAGAAGGGAGGCCATCATACATGCTTATGAAATTTCTGAAGAAGAAGATATCATTCTTGTGGCCGGTAAGGGGCACGAGGATTATCAGATATTAAAAGATAAAACGATTCACTTTGATGACAGGCAAGAGATAAAGAAACTTCTGGAGGAAGAAAGTGCCGGTTTGTGA
- a CDS encoding peptidoglycan D,D-transpeptidase FtsI family protein: MWNERFKLSFVLILLSIVILSIFVRLAYLQIYKHDDYLEYAKNQSLRKVQLHKNRGVIYDRKGVVLAENKKSASLYVYGRDIQDPYRIKLILRDYNLAINSRNYNYLRKREGFIWLTRNVEVVKARKISERYPYIHYILQENRYYPKGEDVAKIVGFTGVDNQGLQGVEYALDGRLKGEKRNVIYLRDSRNRPILLKDKEYISESSKGVYLTINSEIQETAGIILKKDMNRFGAEKGMAAGINVNTGEIIFSVSYPSYNPDNFEEYSKSTWKSMLTNYLFEPGSIFKAITFGFLLEHENLNLNKQVDCENGRYTVYGHTYNDVHAYDKLKASEVIVNSNNIGTVKLTSEANGKKFHDFLVKMGFGQSSGVLGISEEKGLLRNYDEWSGLSKPSISIGQEIYVTPLQILQYYAAVANDGVLVSPHLIKKAVNEEEIFKPDVSSKRLLSENTAKTLQMLLKRVVDNGTGVNASSEYIDIGGKTGTAQKFLIDQGRYSYKNYVASFVGFFPVSSPEIAMIVIYDSPSVSIYGGSTAAYTFESIAEQIMLQKGYKIQRLRVDSETKKSS, translated from the coding sequence ATGTGGAATGAAAGGTTCAAGCTTTCCTTTGTTTTAATCTTGTTAAGTATAGTAATTCTGTCGATTTTTGTCCGGTTGGCATATTTGCAGATTTATAAGCATGATGATTACTTGGAATATGCGAAAAATCAGTCTTTAAGAAAGGTGCAGCTTCATAAAAACAGAGGGGTGATTTATGACAGGAAAGGGGTTGTTCTGGCAGAAAATAAAAAAAGTGCATCCCTTTATGTTTATGGAAGGGATATTCAAGACCCCTACAGAATAAAGCTTATTTTAAGAGATTATAATCTGGCTATTAACAGCAGAAATTACAATTATTTGAGAAAAAGAGAGGGTTTTATCTGGCTTACCAGAAATGTTGAGGTGGTTAAAGCAAGAAAAATATCAGAAAGGTATCCCTATATACACTATATCCTGCAGGAAAACAGATATTATCCCAAAGGTGAAGATGTGGCAAAAATCGTAGGGTTTACAGGGGTGGATAATCAGGGGCTTCAGGGTGTTGAATACGCTCTGGATGGTAGGTTGAAAGGAGAAAAAAGAAATGTGATATATCTAAGGGACAGCCGTAACAGACCTATACTTCTGAAAGATAAAGAATATATTTCAGAAAGTTCAAAGGGGGTCTATCTTACTATAAATTCAGAAATTCAGGAGACAGCGGGCATTATTCTTAAAAAAGATATGAACCGCTTTGGTGCCGAGAAAGGGATGGCAGCCGGTATTAATGTGAATACAGGAGAAATAATTTTCAGTGTTTCCTATCCATCTTATAATCCGGATAATTTCGAAGAATATTCCAAATCAACCTGGAAAAGTATGCTCACAAATTATCTTTTTGAGCCGGGATCGATTTTTAAAGCTATAACGTTCGGCTTTCTTCTTGAGCATGAAAACTTAAATCTTAACAAACAGGTGGACTGTGAAAACGGCAGATACACAGTTTATGGACATACATACAACGATGTGCACGCTTATGACAAACTGAAAGCTTCGGAGGTAATTGTAAATTCCAATAATATCGGCACAGTTAAGCTAACAAGTGAAGCAAACGGGAAGAAATTCCATGACTTTCTGGTAAAGATGGGTTTTGGACAAAGCTCCGGCGTTTTGGGGATTTCCGAAGAAAAAGGGCTGTTAAGGAACTATGATGAATGGTCAGGATTGTCAAAGCCCTCAATTTCTATAGGTCAGGAGATTTATGTCACACCTTTGCAGATTCTTCAGTATTATGCAGCTGTAGCCAATGACGGAGTTCTGGTTTCTCCGCACCTCATAAAAAAGGCTGTAAATGAAGAGGAAATATTCAAACCTGATGTTAGCTCCAAAAGGCTGCTTAGTGAAAATACTGCCAAAACTTTGCAAATGCTTCTTAAAAGGGTTGTGGACAATGGAACAGGCGTGAATGCATCAAGTGAATATATTGATATCGGAGGCAAAACGGGTACTGCGCAGAAATTTCTGATTGATCAAGGCAGATATTCATATAAAAATTACGTGGCAAGTTTTGTCGGGTTTTTTCCCGTTTCATCTCCTGAAATTGCAATGATTGTGATTTATGATTCCCCGAGTGTTTCTATTTACGGGGGCTCTACCGCAGCTTATACATTTGAGTCAATTGCTGAGCAGATAATGTTGCAGAAAGGTTACAAAATACAACGATTAAGGGTAGACAGTGAAACTAAAAAATCTTCTTAA
- the rsmH gene encoding 16S rRNA (cytosine(1402)-N(4))-methyltransferase RsmH — protein sequence MHKPVLTEELIENLAINPHGIYVDCTGGGGGHALRVYKKLSSDGRLIILDRDEDAVKRLKEIFDGYNNVNVVQSNFADVDSVLKELKIARITGLYADFGLSNYQLMDEKRGFSFRKSGFLDMRMDSSDEITAYEVVNNYPKETLINILKKYGEEPFAGRIADSIVKKRVLKKIESTSELASVISEAIPKKFHKHGQNPATKSFQAIRIFINKELEAIESLLNKIEKIVEKGGRVVFISFHSLEDRLVKDMLNFYAKDCICPPEFPECRCDKKKTFRLITKKPITPKESEIKRNPLSRSAKMRVAEKVI from the coding sequence ATGCACAAACCTGTTTTGACAGAGGAGCTAATTGAAAATCTGGCAATAAATCCTCATGGAATATATGTGGATTGTACCGGCGGCGGCGGCGGTCATGCCCTGAGAGTTTATAAAAAACTGTCTTCCGATGGGAGGCTGATTATTCTGGACAGAGACGAAGATGCAGTAAAAAGGCTTAAAGAAATTTTTGATGGTTATAATAATGTTAATGTTGTCCAGTCTAATTTCGCCGATGTGGATTCTGTGTTAAAAGAACTTAAAATTGCCAGAATAACAGGTCTTTATGCAGATTTTGGTCTGTCAAATTATCAGTTAATGGATGAAAAACGAGGATTTTCATTCAGAAAAAGCGGGTTTCTTGATATGCGCATGGACAGCAGTGATGAAATTACAGCTTATGAAGTTGTTAATAATTATCCTAAAGAAACACTTATTAATATCTTGAAGAAATATGGTGAAGAACCTTTTGCCGGAAGGATTGCCGATTCAATAGTAAAAAAGAGAGTATTGAAAAAGATAGAGTCAACATCGGAACTGGCCTCGGTAATCTCAGAAGCGATTCCGAAAAAGTTTCATAAACATGGACAAAATCCAGCCACAAAAAGTTTTCAGGCGATAAGGATATTTATCAATAAGGAGCTGGAGGCGATAGAATCACTGCTTAATAAAATTGAGAAAATTGTGGAAAAGGGCGGTCGTGTTGTTTTCATATCGTTTCATTCATTGGAAGACAGGCTTGTTAAGGATATGCTTAATTTTTATGCAAAAGACTGTATTTGTCCTCCGGAATTTCCTGAATGCAGATGTGATAAGAAAAAGACGTTTAGGCTTATCACCAAAAAGCCGATCACACCAAAGGAAAGTGAAATCAAACGAAATCCCCTCAGCAGGAGTGCAAAAATGAGAGTTGCGGAGAAAGTGATATGA
- a CDS encoding division/cell wall cluster transcriptional repressor MraZ has translation MKTPTSFKGKSFHTINDAGRVSIPSKFRDVLKTKYGDESLILITLGSHIAAFPIYEWQKLEKMWEENPPRDTQGKKFLRYLYSTAEDCSIDRQGRVLIPNMLREKTGLNSECVIVGHMNKIEIWPKSKWELEFEDIDVENLFDSISEEFPELNL, from the coding sequence ATGAAAACTCCAACTAGTTTTAAGGGTAAAAGCTTCCACACAATTAATGACGCCGGTCGTGTAAGTATCCCATCGAAATTCAGGGATGTCCTTAAGACTAAATACGGAGATGAATCATTAATACTTATAACACTTGGCAGTCATATAGCTGCATTTCCCATATATGAATGGCAAAAATTGGAAAAGATGTGGGAAGAAAATCCACCCAGAGATACTCAGGGAAAAAAATTTCTCAGGTACCTGTATTCAACTGCGGAAGACTGCTCCATTGACAGACAGGGGAGAGTGTTGATCCCTAATATGCTTAGGGAGAAAACAGGTTTGAATTCAGAATGTGTCATTGTCGGTCATATGAATAAAATCGAAATCTGGCCTAAGTCTAAATGGGAGCTTGAATTTGAGGATATTGATGTAGAAAATCTTTTTGATTCGATAAGTGAAGAATTTCCGGAACTAAATCTATAG
- a CDS encoding F0F1 ATP synthase subunit epsilon produces the protein MAEKLKLELVSPERKLLDIEVDEVVAPGVEGDFGVLPDHTPFLTALNIGELIYKHDKTTEYAAIDRGFLEVNNNRVIILAEGAELGREIDLEEAIRRKVEKEKELETARQEESHKFTKAEIELRRELNRVSVAERYK, from the coding sequence ATGGCTGAAAAGCTTAAATTAGAACTCGTATCACCTGAAAGAAAACTTTTGGACATTGAAGTGGACGAAGTGGTGGCTCCAGGAGTGGAAGGTGATTTCGGCGTACTGCCAGATCACACCCCATTTTTAACAGCTCTTAATATAGGCGAGCTGATTTATAAACATGACAAAACTACTGAGTATGCTGCTATTGACAGAGGTTTTCTTGAAGTTAATAATAACAGAGTGATCATTCTTGCCGAAGGTGCGGAGCTTGGAAGAGAAATCGACCTGGAAGAAGCGATCAGAAGGAAAGTTGAAAAAGAGAAAGAACTGGAAACAGCAAGACAGGAAGAATCACATAAATTCACTAAAGCGGAAATTGAACTCAGGAGAGAGCTCAACAGAGTCAGTGTTGCTGAAAGATATAAATAA
- the atpD gene encoding F0F1 ATP synthase subunit beta — protein MANVGKIVQVIGPVVDVHFEDGQLPEIYTALKIKNPISGDIVICEVEQHLGENTVRSVGMTSTEGLVRGLDAENTGEAITAPVGKNALGRILNVIGEPVDEQGEVEADDHWPIHREAPKLEDQDTGNEILETGIKVIDLLEPYTKGGKTGLFGGAGVGKTVLIMELINNIAKQHGGYSVFCGVGERTREGNDLWLEMQESGVLEKVALIYGQMNEPPGARMRVGLTGLTIAEYFRDVEGQDVLLFIDNIFRFTQAGMEVSALLGRMPSAVGYQPTLGTEMGELQERIASTKKGSITSVQAVYVPADDLTDPAPATTFAHLDATTVLSRQIAELGIYPAVDPLDSTSRILDPNIVGNEHYDVARGVQQVLQRYKELQDIIAILGMEELTEEDKLTVARARRIQRFLSQPFFVAEQFTGMSGKYVTLSETIKGFKEILDGKHDDLPEQAFYLVGTIDEALEKAEQLKTRG, from the coding sequence ATGGCTAATGTAGGGAAAATTGTTCAGGTAATTGGACCGGTTGTTGATGTCCACTTTGAAGATGGTCAATTACCGGAAATTTACACAGCTTTGAAAATTAAGAATCCGATTAGCGGTGATATTGTTATTTGCGAGGTTGAACAGCATCTTGGAGAAAACACAGTAAGATCCGTTGGTATGACATCTACAGAAGGTCTTGTCAGGGGTCTTGATGCTGAAAATACCGGCGAGGCGATTACTGCCCCTGTGGGTAAAAACGCACTGGGTAGAATTCTCAATGTTATCGGTGAGCCTGTTGACGAACAGGGCGAGGTGGAAGCTGATGATCACTGGCCCATCCACAGGGAAGCACCTAAGCTGGAAGATCAGGACACCGGTAATGAAATTCTTGAAACCGGTATTAAAGTGATTGATCTTCTTGAGCCTTATACCAAAGGCGGGAAAACCGGTCTTTTCGGTGGTGCAGGTGTTGGTAAAACTGTGCTTATTATGGAGCTTATCAATAATATTGCAAAACAGCACGGTGGTTATTCCGTTTTCTGCGGTGTTGGTGAAAGGACAAGGGAAGGTAATGACCTTTGGCTTGAAATGCAGGAGTCCGGTGTTCTTGAAAAAGTGGCTTTGATTTACGGTCAGATGAACGAGCCTCCCGGTGCCAGAATGAGAGTCGGTCTTACAGGACTGACCATTGCTGAGTATTTCAGAGATGTTGAAGGTCAGGACGTGCTTTTATTTATCGATAATATTTTCAGATTTACCCAGGCAGGTATGGAGGTTTCTGCGCTTTTGGGAAGAATGCCCTCTGCGGTTGGTTATCAGCCGACGCTGGGTACGGAAATGGGTGAATTGCAGGAGAGAATTGCTTCAACCAAGAAAGGTTCTATTACATCTGTTCAGGCCGTTTATGTTCCTGCAGATGACCTGACTGACCCTGCTCCGGCAACAACTTTTGCTCACCTGGATGCTACGACCGTTCTTTCCAGACAGATTGCAGAACTCGGTATTTATCCCGCTGTTGACCCACTGGATTCTACTTCCAGAATTCTTGACCCCAATATTGTCGGCAATGAACATTATGATGTAGCAAGGGGAGTTCAGCAGGTTCTTCAGAGATATAAAGAGTTGCAGGATATTATTGCGATTCTGGGTATGGAAGAGCTGACTGAAGAAGATAAACTTACTGTGGCAAGAGCGAGAAGAATTCAGAGATTTCTATCTCAGCCGTTCTTTGTTGCAGAGCAGTTTACCGGTATGTCTGGTAAGTATGTTACTTTGAGTGAAACCATCAAAGGTTTTAAAGAGATTCTTGACGGTAAACACGATGATCTTCCTGAACAGGCTTTTTACCTTGTCGGAACAATAGATGAGGCTTTGGAAAAAGCAGAACAGCTTAAGACAAGAGGATAA
- the atpG gene encoding ATP synthase F1 subunit gamma, which translates to MSGMRDIKRKIGSVKNTQKITNAMKMVSAAKLRRAQEAMEAALPYADKIYEVVQNISKRVNPEIHKLLQPKEEVKNIGVIVITSDRGLCGAFNSNVNKLFSQFRREHSDKDFKLICVGKNGYEYVKRRDYEIEEKYISFGGKITYDDAITIGDSAVKLFNDDEIDELYVVYNEFKSVASQIAKVKKILPLDFETEEETGESVVDYLYEPDPNTLVKEIIPRFINFTIYSCILESVAGEHGARMAAMDNATRNAGEMIKKLTLNYNKARQAAITTEILDIVNGAEALK; encoded by the coding sequence ATGTCTGGAATGAGGGATATTAAAAGAAAAATCGGCTCGGTAAAAAATACGCAGAAGATTACCAATGCCATGAAAATGGTTTCGGCTGCTAAGCTGAGAAGAGCTCAGGAGGCAATGGAAGCAGCCCTGCCTTATGCCGATAAGATTTATGAGGTTGTTCAAAATATTAGCAAGCGTGTAAATCCGGAAATACATAAATTATTGCAGCCCAAGGAAGAAGTGAAGAATATAGGTGTGATTGTTATCACATCCGACAGAGGTTTGTGCGGAGCATTTAACAGTAATGTTAATAAATTGTTTTCTCAATTTCGACGTGAGCATTCTGACAAAGATTTCAAGCTTATTTGTGTCGGTAAGAACGGCTATGAATATGTGAAGAGAAGAGATTATGAAATTGAGGAAAAATATATCTCGTTCGGCGGAAAGATTACATACGATGATGCAATCACTATAGGTGATTCTGCTGTAAAACTTTTTAATGATGATGAGATTGATGAGCTATATGTTGTATACAACGAATTCAAGTCTGTTGCTTCCCAAATCGCAAAGGTAAAAAAGATTCTGCCTTTGGATTTTGAAACTGAGGAAGAAACGGGTGAATCTGTTGTGGATTATTTATATGAGCCTGATCCCAATACGCTTGTGAAAGAGATAATTCCCCGTTTTATAAATTTTACCATTTACAGCTGTATTTTGGAATCAGTTGCTGGTGAACATGGTGCCAGAATGGCGGCAATGGATAATGCAACACGTAATGCGGGAGAGATGATTAAAAAGCTTACGCTTAATTATAATAAAGCCAGACAGGCTGCAATAACTACCGAAATACTTGATATTGTTAACGGAGCGGAAGCTTTAAAATAA